One Chanodichthys erythropterus isolate Z2021 chromosome 10, ASM2448905v1, whole genome shotgun sequence DNA segment encodes these proteins:
- the LOC137027973 gene encoding CD48 antigen-like isoform X1, with protein sequence MGKRTIMAIHSKIPDDNIVSAQIRHTSGTCGMMIRPTCCTELRSWCGPLLFARSEPQAGHRVFGVDELKSVSVMEGDSVTLNSDLTEIDDEDLILWRFGTENTLIAEINVLEDRITVNDDVLDGRFRDRLKLDDQTGSLTITNITTEHAGDYELQTNSVRKSFNLTVYARLSVPVIMRYFTQSSSSSSSCLLLCSAVNVGHVTLSWYKGNSLLSSISVSDLSISLSLPLEVEYQDKNTYSCVLNNPISNQTQHLDITHLCHTCAEAHAHCCDSVEAVLRLVVTALMGVAAAAAAVLLVNDVRSTRG encoded by the exons ATGGGAAAGAGAACGATAATGGCTATTCACTCAAAGATCCCAGATGACAACATTGTGTCCGCCCAGATCCGGCACACATCTGGCACATGTGGCATGATGATCCGGCCCACATGCTGCACTGAATTACGGTCCTGGTGTGGGCCGCTTCTGTTCGCCAGATCTGAGCCACAAGCAGGCCACA GAGTGTTTGGTGTTGATGAACTGAAGTCAGTGTCggtgatggagggagattcagtcactctaaactctgatcttactgaaaTAGATGATGAAGATCTGATTCTGTGGAGGTTTGGAACTGAAAACActttaatagctgaaatcaaTGTACTGGAGGACAGAATCACTGTAAatgatgatgttcttgatgggagattcagagacagactgaaactggatgatcaaactggatctctgaccatcacaaacatcacaacTGAACATGCTGGAGATTATGAACTACAGACCaacagtgtgagaaagagtttcAATCTCACTGTCTATG CTCgtctgtctgttcctgtcatcatGAGATACTTTACacaatcttcatcatcatcatcatcatgtttattgctgtgttcagctgtgaatgtgggtcatgtgactctctcctggtacaaaggaaacagtttattgtccagcatcagtgtgtctgatctcagcatcagtctctctctacctctggaggtggaatatcaggataaaaacacctacagctgtgtgctgaacaatcccatcagcaaccagactcaacatctggacatcactcacctctgtcacacatgtgcaG aagCACACGCCCATTGTTGTGATTCTGTTGAAGCTGTGCTCCGATTGGTCGTCACTGCTCTGATGGGCGTGGCTGCTGCAGCTGCTGCTGTTCTTCTGGTCAATGACGTCAGATCTACGAGAGGCTAA
- the LOC137027973 gene encoding SLAM family member 5-like isoform X2, with translation MVHMFVLFCLWRLVGVFGVDELKSVSVMEGDSVTLNSDLTEIDDEDLILWRFGTENTLIAEINVLEDRITVNDDVLDGRFRDRLKLDDQTGSLTITNITTEHAGDYELQTNSVRKSFNLTVYARLSVPVIMRYFTQSSSSSSSCLLLCSAVNVGHVTLSWYKGNSLLSSISVSDLSISLSLPLEVEYQDKNTYSCVLNNPISNQTQHLDITHLCHTCAEAHAHCCDSVEAVLRLVVTALMGVAAAAAAVLLVNDVRSTRG, from the exons ATGGTtcacatgtttgttttgttctgctTGTGGCGTCTGGTTG GAGTGTTTGGTGTTGATGAACTGAAGTCAGTGTCggtgatggagggagattcagtcactctaaactctgatcttactgaaaTAGATGATGAAGATCTGATTCTGTGGAGGTTTGGAACTGAAAACActttaatagctgaaatcaaTGTACTGGAGGACAGAATCACTGTAAatgatgatgttcttgatgggagattcagagacagactgaaactggatgatcaaactggatctctgaccatcacaaacatcacaacTGAACATGCTGGAGATTATGAACTACAGACCaacagtgtgagaaagagtttcAATCTCACTGTCTATG CTCgtctgtctgttcctgtcatcatGAGATACTTTACacaatcttcatcatcatcatcatcatgtttattgctgtgttcagctgtgaatgtgggtcatgtgactctctcctggtacaaaggaaacagtttattgtccagcatcagtgtgtctgatctcagcatcagtctctctctacctctggaggtggaatatcaggataaaaacacctacagctgtgtgctgaacaatcccatcagcaaccagactcaacatctggacatcactcacctctgtcacacatgtgcaG aagCACACGCCCATTGTTGTGATTCTGTTGAAGCTGTGCTCCGATTGGTCGTCACTGCTCTGATGGGCGTGGCTGCTGCAGCTGCTGCTGTTCTTCTGGTCAATGACGTCAGATCTACGAGAGGCTAA